Proteins encoded by one window of Candidatus Brocadia sp.:
- a CDS encoding DUF3800 domain-containing protein: MSQLYNIYCDESCHMENDHLKVMVLGAVWCPIDKVKEISIRLRDIKKDHGFNPEFEIKWTKVSPAKMIFYREVMDYFFDNDNLHFRALIVPDKSKLRHKEFLQSHDDWYYKMYFDMLKVILSPKSIYRIYLDIKDTRSADKIAKLHDVLCNNFYDFSRKIIERVQAVRSHEVEILQLADLLIGAVSYTNRGLSGNAGKDTLVTHMKERSQYCLTRTTLLREDKVNLFCWHASETA, translated from the coding sequence ATGAGCCAATTATACAACATCTATTGTGATGAAAGTTGCCACATGGAAAATGACCATTTAAAGGTGATGGTTTTGGGAGCGGTGTGGTGTCCAATAGATAAGGTAAAGGAAATCTCAATCCGTCTCCGGGATATCAAAAAAGATCATGGCTTTAATCCTGAATTTGAGATTAAATGGACTAAGGTTTCACCAGCTAAAATGATTTTTTATCGTGAAGTAATGGATTACTTTTTCGATAACGATAACCTACATTTCAGGGCATTAATTGTCCCTGATAAATCAAAACTAAGACATAAAGAGTTCCTCCAAAGCCATGACGACTGGTATTACAAAATGTACTTTGATATGCTGAAGGTAATTCTTAGCCCAAAATCTATTTATAGAATCTATCTCGATATTAAAGACACACGAAGCGCGGATAAGATTGCCAAACTGCACGATGTGTTATGTAATAACTTCTATGATTTTTCACGGAAAATCATTGAGCGTGTCCAGGCAGTGCGATCTCATGAAGTTGAAATATTGCAGTTGGCCGATCTTTTGATTGGCGCTGTTTCTTATACTAACAGAGGGCTTTCAGGTAACGCCGGTAAGGACACTCTGGTTACACATATGAAAGAACGCTCACAGTACTGTTTAACCAGAACAACGCTCCTCCGAGAAGACAAAGTTAATCTGTTTTGCTGGCATGCTTCGGAGACAGCCTAA